AGTAAGGTGATGAGACTGACAAGAGGGCCAGGGAATAAACACCAAGAACAGAGGACAGAAACATCTCGTCAGGATTCAAGGGAAGAACTGAAGCTCAAAGAGAAAAGTTTGGTGTCTCAAGGACAATGGAGTTGAGTTGGCTACCAGAGCCTGACTGCAAGGTGACCAACTCTGAGGCAGTGAGAGATGAGATTAAATGAGAGAAACTGGGGCCTAGAATGTCGAATTGCTGAAACTAATTGAATGAAAATGAAGCAGTACATGAAGTTTTAATCTTGTAATAGTTTGTTCCAAGACTGCCAGGGTGAGTTTCTAGAGCTAAGGCAAGAAGACCACACATAGCACTCTTAGTCCCCTGTACAGAATGCGTCCTAGAGAAACAGGCATCAGTCATCTGTCTAGGGCTATATTAAGTTCTTCAGTTTCTCCAAATCAACACCTTAAAAATAATCAGTTTGCCTCAAAAGGAAGTCTCCAAGCAGCTAGATGCATTTTAACAGAAATAGGTACTACTCTGTGGTTTTCTCAACTATGCCACTGAGAAAGTAAAGTAGATCTTTTTACCATTAAACCCAGCATTCCTACTAAGTCAACCTCTAGAAATATTAACAATCCACTCAAATTTCCACCACTGACAGGATGCTTTACTTGTTCTTCCCTTTGCTCCCCATAGCTTGGAGTCTGTTTCCTCCTAGCCTGTGGAGAATACCTGCAGTGGGTTTTTTGACATAATCCTCAGCCATGCAAACCTGTGCCCtctcttttcttaatttcttcttgtAAAATAATGTTAATCTTCcaataggaagaagagcagtacATAATTATTTAAACACCATTTATCCAGCCTCCTTACATACAAAGAAAGCTGTGGAGCCATCTTATGTATTTGCAGTTTAAAGATACTGGCTATATGGTATCTGCTAAGAATTCACTGAAGCAGGAACCACCTTGTAATGAGAAGCTAAAACACATCAAAATGCATACAACCACAGATCATCCCTAGTAAATGGATTATATCCCCCAAATTTAGAGCATACTGTGTTATAACCCAGCCAAGTCTGAAATCTCATTTCAAAACATTGCTCAGTATCAGCTTTCAGAAGACACTTGCCACAGGACCACAGCAGTAACTATCTGGCATGTGGCTGGGGAATGCCAGTTACAGAACAAAGCCTTGACTTGTCCAGGCTTAAGTGGTCCTTCAGAGACTGCTGCAACCCCTTAGGCATTTACTTTAGGGAACGAAGGGGCACTAGAGTGAGAGACACTCAAGACATCTCAACTTACAAAATACAGGCAGACTGAATGattccaaataaaaatgtaatgaattcATATGTCTTTCAAAATCTGACAGACGCAGCACACCACAAACCATAACGAGCGGATGAGTAATTTACATGAGGCTAGTCCCTGTGGAAGAGATGGGAACCAGGGAAGTGGTCGAGAGGAAGCACAGAGTGCTCTGTCTTTGTGTAAGGAGTAAGGTCAGTCCCACACTGTGAGCAGTTCTGTTCCTCCACTAATTAATTACCAAATGCTTTACTGAAGCTGCGCTTCTGGCCTTTGTTCTGGGACTTGTTTCTGTTGCCATCTCCTGCTCGCTGTCCCCTGAAGCCCCTGCTTCCATCCCGCTCTCCCCAGAAGCCCCTGCTTCCTCCTCGCTGTCCCCTGAAGCTCCTGCTTCCATCCCGCTCTCCCTTGAAGCTCCCATATCCTCCCCGGGGGCCTTCCAGCTCGGGCTGCTCGGTGGCCACAGACAGCTGACAGCGCCATGAATCGTGCCATTTCTCCTGTATTTCAGTGACTGCTACAGTGGGAACATCAAAGCAAACACCCAGCTTTCCATTGAAAAACACCATTCCCTTTACTTTGGAATCAATATCCCCGCCCAGTTGCTCTTTAAGTTCTTTCCAGGCATAACTGATGTTTGGCATTTCAATTGAGCACCAGAAAATCATAGTCACAAAACCCGCGTCTGAGTTGATGAGGGAGCGCTGGTCCACTGATGTGGCCCCTGAGATATGGGCCAGCGCCGCTGCCAGGGCTTCCACGGCTCCCTTCTCCTCGATGAGCTTCTCAGCAGACTGCTTGAAGTGGCTGATCTAGTGGGAGGCACAGAATCCAAAAGCCTGATGGCATCTTTGCTGGaagcttttattatttctgtggCTGAAGGGACACCtatttgtttaaatttaattcCCGCTTTTTGTTCCACTTGTGCTGATATTCCTCCTTGTGCTGATAGAAGCAGATGCAAACGCCTGTCCTTCCAGCTCTGCCCATCCGCCCAGAACGATGAATGTAGGACTCCACATCCTTTGGTGGACAGCTTTGTACAACCAAGTCAACCTCAGGGATGTCTAACCCACGTGCGGCAACATTGGTCGCCACCAAAACACCAAAATCACCATTTCTAAAACCTTTCAGAGTGATTTCCCTTTGCTTCTGTGGAATGTCTCCATGTAATGACTGGGCATCCTGTTTTATAGACGAATTCTGTGACAGCTCCTGGGCTTCTTTTTTGGTCTCACAGAAGACAATTGTGCGCCCTTGATGACCACTATACACTTGGATCACATCTCCAATAACTGCTGCCCTCTGAGACCAGGGGCACTTGATAGCCAGATGCTCCACAGTTATTGCTGTTTTCTGAGTCTTTTTACCAATCAGGTCCACCTGTTCATATGTAGATTTCATGTAATTCTTAGCAACATTAAATACCCAATGAGGGCATGTTGCAGAAAAAAGCAATGTTTGGGGATTGTCTTCAGAATCTTTCTTGTATGTCACTTTTAAAATGTCTTCCACTTGATCAGCAAAACCCATATCCAACATCTGGTCAACTTCATTGAGAACAACATGCTTAAGTTTGGAGAGATAGAGCTTGCCATTCTCTAGATGGTCTTTGATACGAcctggcatcccaaccaggatATCAATCCCATTCCGCATGCGTTCAATTTGATTTCCATATGGAGTTCCACCGTAAAAACAAGCCACTGCCAGTTTTATTGTGATATCACTGAAGTCTTTGCTTACTTGATTTGCCAACTCCCTTGTAGGTGCAAGA
This window of the Lepus europaeus isolate LE1 chromosome 7, mLepTim1.pri, whole genome shotgun sequence genome carries:
- the LOC133764818 gene encoding LOW QUALITY PROTEIN: nucleolar RNA helicase 2-like (The sequence of the model RefSeq protein was modified relative to this genomic sequence to represent the inferred CDS: inserted 4 bases in 4 codons; substituted 1 base at 1 genomic stop codon), which gives rise to MPGKLRSDASLESATSMGKVEKTQKQNEKKDKKQKPTSNKIEASEEKEEMDSPKAKKAKKKEPSEVDMNPPKSKKEKKQEEPSQGEDVSPKAKNKRKENVEKKTASSKTKKVIKSEELSEEIGTPXPQKMKKEKEVNGEIGEKSPKMQNGLPHSEPDSNADGAASEESSSEAEKEIPVEQKECAFSNFPISEXTIKFLKAXGVTILFPVQAKMFHHVYSGRDLIAQARTGTGKTFSFAIPLIEKLQGELQDRKRGRPPQVLVLAPTRELANQVSKDFSDITIKLAVACFYGGTPYGNQIERMRNGIDILVGMPGRIKDHLENGKLYLSKLKHVVLNEVDQMLDMGFADQVEDILKVTYKKDSEDNPQTLLFSATCPHWVFNVAKNYMKSTYEQVDLIGKKTQKTAITVEHLAIKCPWSQRAAVIGDVIQVYSGHQGRTIVFCETKKEAQELSQNSSIKQDAQSLHGDIPQKQREITLKGFRNGDFGVLVATNVAARGLDIPEVDLVVQSCPPKDVESYIHRSGRMGRAGRTGVCICFYQHKEEYQXQVEQKAGIKFKQIGVPSATEIIKASSKDAIRLLDSVPPTXISHFKQSAEKLIEEKGAVEALAAALAHISGATSVDQRSLINSDAGFVTMIFWCSIEMPNISYAWKELKEQLGGDIDSKVKGMVFFNGKLGVCFDVPTVAVTEIQEKWHDSWRCQLSVATEQPELEGPRGGYGSFKGERDGSRSFRGQRGGSRGFWGERDGSRGFRGQRAGDGNRNKSQNKGQKRSFSKAFGN